The following are from one region of the Rhizobacter sp. AJA081-3 genome:
- a CDS encoding DUF2277 domain-containing protein translates to MCRNIRTLFNFEPPATELEIRDASLQFVRKLSGFNLPSRANEAAFERAVEQVAASARELIGSLITTAQPRDRETEAARARARSAARFGRTA, encoded by the coding sequence ATGTGCCGCAACATCCGGACGCTGTTCAACTTCGAGCCCCCGGCCACCGAGCTCGAGATCCGCGACGCTTCGCTGCAGTTCGTGCGCAAGCTCAGCGGATTCAACCTGCCCTCGCGCGCCAACGAGGCTGCCTTCGAGCGGGCCGTCGAGCAGGTGGCCGCCTCGGCGCGTGAGCTGATCGGCTCGCTGATCACCACGGCCCAACCGCGCGATCGCGAGACCGAGGCCGCCCGCGCCCGCGCCCGTTCGGCCGCACGTTTCGGGCGCACGGCATGA
- a CDS encoding DUF2834 domain-containing protein, with protein sequence MHRTILIIVLLGFGALSAMAMWQHGYWGIFEHQFENLAGLQVLADLGVALALVMAWMWRDARASGRHPLPWIVLTLAAGSFGPLLYLLTRRAAMPT encoded by the coding sequence ATGCACCGCACGATCCTGATCATCGTCCTGCTCGGCTTCGGCGCGCTCAGCGCGATGGCGATGTGGCAGCACGGCTACTGGGGCATCTTCGAACACCAGTTCGAGAACCTGGCCGGCCTGCAGGTGCTGGCCGACCTTGGCGTCGCGCTCGCGCTGGTGATGGCCTGGATGTGGCGCGACGCGCGGGCGAGCGGCCGCCACCCGCTGCCCTGGATCGTGCTGACGCTGGCGGCCGGCTCGTTCGGCCCGCTGCTGTACCTGCTCACGCGGCGGGCTGCCATGCCCACGTAG
- a CDS encoding GNAT family N-acetyltransferase, which yields MHISFESPDQPEVIALIAQLDAYQDTLYPPESRHSLDLRTLVQPHVIFAVARSADGRAVGCGAVVLGDGDGELKRMYVTPECRGLGTAKQLLDRLESAAQARGCRRLRLETGPYQPEALGLYARCGYTRCARFGSYADDPLSVFMHKALAAAPAA from the coding sequence GTGCACATCTCCTTCGAGTCCCCCGACCAGCCCGAAGTCATCGCGCTGATCGCGCAGCTCGATGCCTACCAGGACACCCTCTATCCGCCGGAGAGCCGCCACTCGCTCGATCTGCGCACGCTGGTGCAGCCACATGTGATCTTCGCGGTGGCGCGCTCGGCCGACGGCCGAGCCGTGGGCTGTGGCGCCGTGGTGCTGGGCGATGGCGACGGCGAGCTCAAGCGCATGTACGTGACGCCCGAGTGCCGGGGCCTGGGAACAGCGAAGCAGTTGCTCGATCGGCTCGAATCGGCGGCGCAGGCACGCGGCTGCCGGCGGCTGAGGCTGGAGACCGGGCCCTACCAGCCCGAAGCGCTCGGCCTGTACGCGCGCTGCGGCTACACGCGCTGCGCGCGTTTCGGCAGTTACGCCGACGACCCGCTGAGCGTGTTCATGCACAAGGCGCTGGCGGCCGCCCCGGCGGCCTGA
- a CDS encoding DinB family protein, producing the protein MSSSTLLLSLFKYKAWANAELFAELDKLDAQARQAERHLAIRLLNHIHVVDRIFAAHLAGQPHAYTATNTPETPTLAELRDAVAQTDRWYVAYIEGLAPRQLEETLQFVFTDGANGLMSREEMLAHVATHGGYHRGAVGRIMAQADVPPPRDIFTVYLHRAEPGRRERG; encoded by the coding sequence ATGAGCTCATCCACCCTGCTTCTCTCGCTGTTCAAGTACAAGGCCTGGGCCAACGCCGAGTTGTTCGCCGAACTCGACAAGCTCGATGCGCAGGCGCGGCAGGCCGAGCGCCACCTGGCGATCCGCCTGCTCAACCACATCCACGTCGTCGACCGCATCTTCGCGGCGCACCTGGCCGGTCAGCCGCACGCCTACACCGCCACGAACACGCCCGAGACGCCCACGCTCGCCGAGCTGCGCGATGCCGTGGCGCAGACGGACCGCTGGTACGTGGCGTACATCGAGGGGCTGGCACCGCGGCAGCTCGAAGAGACGCTCCAGTTCGTGTTCACCGACGGCGCCAACGGGTTGATGTCGCGCGAGGAGATGCTGGCCCACGTGGCCACCCACGGCGGCTACCACCGGGGCGCGGTCGGTCGCATCATGGCGCAGGCCGACGTGCCGCCGCCTCGCGACATCTTCACCGTCTACCTGCATCGCGCCGAACCCGGGCGCCGCGAAAGGGGCTGA
- a CDS encoding alpha/beta fold hydrolase, with translation MAVSDVFVRESGSGPGVVCLHSNASSSSQWRGLMDSLSPQHRVLAPDAYGAGKSPDWPLDRPPALADEAEFIEPVLQRAGSPLVLVGHSYGAAVALIAALRQPARVKALMLYEPTLFSLIESESPQPNAADGIRHAVAAAAAALDRGDAKGAAEQFIDYWMGAGSWAGMPESRQLPIAASVRNVRHWAQALFTEPTPLAAFRSLDLPVLYMVGGRSTAAALGVARLLAPALPRATLHRFDTLGHMGPVTDPEPVNRVIEDFLARL, from the coding sequence ATGGCAGTGTCCGACGTCTTCGTCCGCGAGTCCGGCAGCGGGCCTGGCGTCGTGTGCCTGCACTCCAACGCCAGTTCATCCAGCCAGTGGCGTGGGCTGATGGACAGCCTGTCGCCGCAGCACCGGGTGCTGGCGCCCGATGCCTACGGTGCGGGCAAGAGCCCCGACTGGCCGCTGGATCGCCCACCGGCCCTGGCCGACGAGGCCGAGTTCATCGAGCCGGTGTTGCAGCGGGCCGGCTCGCCGCTGGTGCTGGTGGGCCATTCCTACGGCGCGGCGGTGGCGCTGATCGCCGCGCTTCGGCAGCCGGCGCGCGTGAAGGCGCTGATGCTGTACGAGCCCACGCTGTTCTCGTTGATCGAGTCGGAGTCGCCGCAGCCCAATGCCGCCGACGGGATCCGCCATGCCGTGGCGGCGGCCGCAGCGGCCCTCGATCGCGGCGACGCAAAGGGGGCGGCCGAACAGTTCATCGACTACTGGATGGGCGCGGGCAGCTGGGCGGGCATGCCCGAATCGCGCCAGCTGCCGATCGCCGCCTCGGTGAGGAACGTGCGGCACTGGGCGCAGGCGCTGTTCACCGAACCCACGCCGCTGGCGGCCTTCCGCTCGCTCGACCTGCCCGTGCTGTACATGGTCGGCGGCCGGTCGACCGCGGCGGCACTTGGCGTGGCCCGGCTGCTCGCGCCCGCGCTGCCGCGCGCCACGCTGCATCGGTTCGACACGCTCGGCCACATGGGCCCGGTGACCGACCCCGAGCCGGTCAACCGGGTGATCGAGGACTTCCTCGCCCGTCTCTGA
- a CDS encoding DUF6176 family protein, producing the protein MLTFSFARIRAGQEDRLRDWLAELATRQDEARQSLAQEGTRHEQLYVLPGAEGAVLVYVMEAEDVQRAYSAYGASQLPIDLEHQAVLAQVLEAPLVIAPLYECSA; encoded by the coding sequence ATGCTCACCTTCTCGTTCGCCCGCATCCGCGCCGGCCAGGAAGACCGGCTGCGCGACTGGCTCGCCGAACTCGCCACCCGCCAGGACGAGGCGCGACAGTCGCTCGCCCAGGAAGGCACGCGCCACGAGCAGCTCTACGTGCTGCCCGGCGCGGAGGGCGCGGTGCTCGTCTACGTGATGGAAGCGGAAGACGTGCAGCGCGCCTACTCGGCCTACGGCGCCTCGCAGCTGCCGATCGACCTGGAGCACCAGGCGGTGCTGGCGCAGGTGCTGGAAGCGCCGCTGGTGATCGCGCCTCTGTACGAATGTTCGGCCTAG
- a CDS encoding GNAT family N-acetyltransferase: MRIVHAEGLTLEPQVAAHAAEMFAVLSDPAIYEYENAPPQSLQGLRERFAELESRRSPNGREQWLNWVMRLQEGTLIGYVQATVYPGGHAAIAYELGSAWWGRGLARRAVEAMLGELAERFGVRHVSAVLKQENQRSRRLLDRLGFAMASPDEHARREVERDEHLMLRELEGSSSLPAVLARLRALAVELPPGPVRVDGYGDSPDLSQSLLALIVEGRKRAGTGLLWAMEAENEALPQVGQIEIVVDHRNEPALITRITQVQVLPYGEVTAEYAAIEGEGDGSLAFWREAHWAFFSRECRRIGREPSLAMPVVCSVFELLAVVSPAHRR, encoded by the coding sequence ATGCGCATCGTCCACGCCGAGGGCCTGACGCTCGAGCCGCAAGTCGCGGCGCATGCCGCAGAGATGTTCGCCGTGCTCAGCGACCCGGCGATCTACGAGTACGAGAACGCACCGCCACAGTCGCTGCAAGGCCTGCGCGAACGTTTCGCCGAGCTCGAATCGCGGCGCTCGCCGAACGGCCGCGAGCAGTGGCTGAACTGGGTCATGCGGCTGCAGGAGGGCACACTGATCGGCTACGTGCAGGCCACCGTCTACCCCGGCGGCCACGCGGCCATCGCCTACGAGCTGGGCAGTGCCTGGTGGGGCCGCGGCCTGGCACGGCGAGCTGTGGAGGCGATGCTCGGCGAGCTGGCCGAACGCTTCGGCGTGCGCCACGTGTCGGCCGTGCTCAAGCAGGAAAACCAGCGCTCACGGCGACTGCTCGATCGGCTCGGCTTCGCGATGGCCTCGCCGGACGAGCATGCGCGGCGAGAGGTGGAGCGCGACGAGCACCTGATGTTGCGCGAACTCGAGGGCTCGAGCAGCCTGCCCGCCGTGCTGGCCCGGCTGCGCGCGCTGGCGGTCGAGCTGCCCCCGGGGCCGGTGCGCGTCGATGGTTACGGCGATTCGCCGGATCTCTCGCAGTCGCTGCTGGCGCTGATCGTCGAAGGCCGCAAACGCGCCGGCACCGGCCTGCTGTGGGCGATGGAGGCGGAGAACGAGGCGCTGCCGCAGGTCGGGCAGATCGAGATCGTCGTCGACCACCGCAACGAGCCGGCCTTGATCACCCGCATCACGCAGGTGCAGGTGCTGCCCTACGGCGAGGTGACGGCCGAATACGCCGCCATCGAAGGCGAAGGCGACGGCTCGCTGGCCTTCTGGCGCGAGGCGCACTGGGCCTTCTTCTCGCGCGAATGCCGCCGCATCGGCCGCGAGCCGTCGTTGGCCATGCCGGTGGTGTGCAGCGTGTTCGAACTGCTCGCCGTCGTGAGCCCCGCCCACAGGCGCTAA
- a CDS encoding DUF1161 domain-containing protein, with amino-acid sequence MTRFALALIAPLLALAAPAGAADTCEAIQARIDAKIRASGVQSFTLRTVDAAAKVEGKVVGSCDLGTKKIVYAQGGAAARPGKDAILTECKDGTVSLGGDCRKQP; translated from the coding sequence ATGACGCGTTTCGCCCTCGCCCTGATCGCCCCGCTGCTGGCACTGGCCGCACCGGCCGGCGCGGCCGACACCTGCGAGGCCATCCAGGCCCGCATCGACGCGAAGATCCGCGCCTCCGGGGTGCAGTCGTTCACGCTGCGCACTGTCGATGCCGCCGCCAAGGTCGAAGGCAAGGTGGTCGGTAGCTGCGACCTGGGCACGAAGAAGATCGTCTATGCGCAAGGCGGCGCGGCGGCCCGGCCCGGCAAGGACGCCATCCTCACCGAGTGCAAGGACGGCACGGTCTCGCTGGGTGGCGACTGCCGCAAGCAGCCGTGA
- a CDS encoding DUF1080 domain-containing protein, with the protein MKIPRSLRLAAAAAAAAALAGCASMPGLGGWTTLVDGTQGLDNFNRVGEANWSGADGAIQASAGGKTPAYLVTKVSYKDFVIRAEFWSSDDANSGIFVRCQDPASITDENCYEANIFDQRPDPSYGTGAIVKVAKAPDPMPKAGGKWNTYEITAQGDRLVLVLNGTKTVDVRDAKLASGPIALQWGRGVVKFRKVQIKAL; encoded by the coding sequence ATGAAGATTCCTCGATCGCTGCGCCTGGCCGCAGCAGCCGCTGCCGCCGCGGCCCTGGCCGGCTGCGCCTCGATGCCGGGCCTGGGCGGATGGACCACGCTGGTCGACGGCACCCAGGGCCTGGACAACTTCAACCGCGTCGGCGAGGCCAACTGGTCCGGCGCCGACGGCGCCATCCAGGCCAGCGCCGGCGGCAAGACGCCGGCCTACCTGGTGACCAAGGTTTCGTACAAGGACTTCGTCATCCGCGCCGAGTTCTGGTCCAGCGACGACGCCAACAGCGGCATCTTCGTGCGCTGCCAGGACCCGGCCAGCATCACCGATGAGAACTGCTACGAGGCCAACATCTTCGACCAGCGGCCCGACCCGAGCTACGGCACCGGCGCGATCGTCAAGGTGGCCAAGGCGCCGGACCCGATGCCCAAGGCCGGCGGCAAGTGGAACACCTACGAGATCACGGCGCAGGGCGACCGCCTCGTGCTGGTGCTCAACGGCACGAAGACGGTCGACGTGCGCGACGCGAAGCTGGCCAGCGGACCGATCGCGTTGCAATGGGGCCGCGGTGTCGTGAAGTTTCGCAAGGTGCAGATCAAGGCCCTGTGA
- a CDS encoding TonB family protein → MIALVVSLLSHALLLMLTFGGDPRGLPGLVLPWQDRRVEVPDLRIVLVSPRAAPAPPPARPVAQASPARIDPPVARPPRPAPPKAPARPPKAKAVAQAPAAEPAVQAKATPIIQEEPTVPAEPPAVPAISETPAIPAITPIPAEAPAPAAEPERVAPAPAAPPEVAAAVPAEAPQPVAGPAPVAPPTVIAVAPSASSPQMLPSPQRESDEAALQAQREEAARQEAARVEAERQEAERQETARRETERQDAARQASAQQERERQEAARQEAARIDAARREAERQEATRQAAAQQETQRQETARQEAARIEAARQEAERQESARQAASQQESQRQEAARQAAAQQESQRQEAARQEAARQVAARQEAERQEAARQEAARQEAARVEAARREADRAAAARQAAAQLEGQRQEAARAEAARQEAARQAAAAQEAARVQAARDEEEARREAVRRAIGRQLDEEADRRDAAARQPNALPYSLSTARRVRLWGRTDPNAELVQYAEAWARKIQFNTTLDTVRAVAQRPHTPPMVTVAVRSDGSVESVTIVTSSGVAEVDEAIRRIVEAQRPYPAFPPNLARAYDVIEIRRTWYFDSAVRLQ, encoded by the coding sequence GTGATCGCGCTGGTGGTTTCGCTGCTGAGCCACGCCCTGCTGTTGATGCTGACGTTCGGCGGTGACCCCCGCGGGCTCCCGGGGCTCGTGCTCCCCTGGCAGGATCGACGCGTCGAGGTGCCCGACCTGCGCATCGTGCTCGTCTCGCCGCGCGCCGCCCCCGCACCGCCACCGGCGCGGCCGGTGGCGCAGGCGTCGCCGGCACGGATCGATCCGCCGGTGGCCCGCCCGCCGCGCCCCGCGCCGCCCAAGGCGCCTGCGCGGCCACCGAAAGCCAAGGCCGTGGCCCAGGCGCCGGCGGCCGAACCGGCCGTGCAGGCCAAGGCGACGCCGATCATTCAGGAGGAGCCAACGGTTCCAGCGGAGCCCCCTGCGGTCCCGGCGATCTCCGAGACTCCCGCGATTCCCGCGATCACCCCGATTCCCGCGGAAGCACCTGCGCCCGCTGCGGAACCCGAACGCGTGGCGCCCGCGCCGGCCGCGCCGCCGGAGGTCGCCGCTGCGGTGCCGGCCGAAGCGCCGCAGCCGGTCGCAGGCCCCGCGCCCGTCGCGCCGCCCACCGTGATCGCGGTGGCACCCAGCGCGTCGAGCCCGCAGATGCTGCCCTCGCCGCAGCGCGAATCCGACGAAGCCGCGTTGCAGGCACAGCGCGAGGAAGCCGCTCGCCAGGAAGCGGCCCGCGTCGAGGCCGAACGGCAGGAGGCTGAACGGCAGGAGACTGCACGGCGCGAGACCGAACGTCAGGACGCTGCGCGACAGGCTTCGGCCCAGCAGGAGAGAGAGCGACAGGAGGCTGCACGGCAGGAAGCCGCTCGCATCGACGCCGCACGGCGCGAGGCCGAACGTCAGGAGGCGACTCGACAGGCTGCGGCCCAGCAGGAGACGCAACGCCAGGAGACGGCTCGACAGGAAGCCGCTCGCATCGAGGCCGCACGGCAGGAAGCAGAACGCCAGGAATCCGCACGACAGGCAGCGTCTCAACAGGAGTCGCAGCGCCAGGAGGCGGCGCGGCAGGCGGCGGCTCAACAGGAGTCACAGCGCCAGGAGGCGGCGCGGCAGGAAGCCGCCCGGCAAGTCGCGGCTCGGCAGGAGGCAGAGCGCCAGGAGGCGGCAAGACAGGAGGCGGCGCGCCAGGAAGCCGCTCGCGTCGAAGCCGCACGGCGAGAGGCCGACCGCGCGGCCGCTGCGCGGCAGGCGGCGGCGCAGCTGGAGGGGCAGCGCCAGGAAGCCGCTCGTGCCGAGGCGGCACGGCAGGAAGCTGCGCGTCAGGCCGCAGCGGCACAGGAGGCCGCACGCGTTCAGGCCGCACGAGACGAGGAGGAGGCGCGACGGGAAGCGGTGCGCCGCGCCATCGGACGCCAGCTCGACGAGGAGGCCGACCGGCGCGACGCTGCCGCACGCCAGCCCAATGCCCTGCCCTACTCCTTGAGCACCGCGCGGCGCGTCAGGCTCTGGGGCCGCACCGACCCGAACGCGGAGCTGGTCCAGTACGCGGAGGCCTGGGCCCGCAAGATCCAGTTCAACACGACGCTCGACACGGTCCGCGCGGTGGCCCAGCGCCCCCACACGCCACCGATGGTGACGGTCGCCGTGCGCAGCGACGGATCCGTGGAGTCGGTGACGATCGTGACCTCCAGCGGCGTGGCGGAAGTCGATGAAGCCATCCGGCGCATCGTGGAGGCCCAGCGGCCCTACCCGGCCTTCCCGCCCAACCTGGCTCGCGCGTACGACGTGATCGAGATCCGCCGGACCTGGTACTTCGATTCGGCCGTGCGGCTGCAGTGA
- a CDS encoding cupin domain-containing protein → MSGFATMRLPELPTVVAPDGSDVRVLLGLPAGGMAHFELAAGQVAKAVTHRSVDELWFVLAGHGQMWRRQGEREEVVALEPGVCLSIPLGTHFQFRASATEAVSAVAITMPPWPGEAEAVPVEGPWPASGA, encoded by the coding sequence ATGAGCGGCTTCGCGACCATGCGGCTGCCCGAGCTGCCCACCGTGGTGGCGCCGGACGGATCCGACGTGCGCGTGCTGCTCGGCCTGCCGGCCGGCGGCATGGCGCACTTCGAGCTCGCGGCGGGGCAGGTGGCCAAGGCGGTCACGCACCGCAGCGTCGACGAGCTGTGGTTCGTGCTCGCCGGGCACGGGCAGATGTGGCGCCGGCAAGGTGAGCGCGAAGAGGTGGTGGCGCTGGAGCCCGGCGTGTGCCTGAGCATCCCGCTGGGCACGCACTTCCAGTTCCGTGCCTCGGCCACCGAGGCCGTGTCGGCCGTGGCCATCACCATGCCGCCCTGGCCCGGCGAAGCCGAGGCCGTGCCGGTCGAAGGGCCCTGGCCGGCGTCGGGCGCATGA
- a CDS encoding CopD family protein codes for MRQALILVHLLGAILWIGGMFFAYVCLRPAAAQVLEPPQRLPLWSATFARFLPAAAVAVLALLATGFAMLAQTGFAQAPIGWHLMLALGLLMSAVFAYVHAVLYPKLRSACAEAAWPRAAQALNGIRRMVALNLVLGILTVVAAISAR; via the coding sequence ATGCGACAAGCACTGATCCTCGTTCACCTGCTCGGCGCGATCCTGTGGATCGGCGGCATGTTCTTCGCCTATGTCTGCCTGCGTCCGGCCGCCGCCCAGGTGCTCGAGCCGCCGCAGCGCCTGCCCTTGTGGTCGGCCACCTTCGCTCGCTTCCTGCCGGCCGCCGCCGTGGCGGTGCTCGCCTTGCTGGCTACCGGCTTCGCCATGCTGGCGCAGACCGGCTTCGCGCAGGCACCCATCGGCTGGCACCTGATGCTGGCGCTGGGCCTGCTCATGTCGGCGGTATTCGCCTACGTCCATGCGGTGCTCTATCCGAAGCTGCGTTCCGCCTGCGCCGAGGCCGCGTGGCCGCGGGCAGCGCAAGCCCTCAACGGCATCCGCCGCATGGTCGCGCTCAATCTCGTGCTGGGCATCCTCACGGTGGTGGCAGCGATCTCGGCGCGCTGA
- a CDS encoding GNAT family N-acetyltransferase produces MSFPLITHIEAERIALRPVAATDLPALLAINGDPQVTQFLPYATWSSLDDGAAWLARMEALGATGTGQQLVVVRRADVAVIGTLLLFKHDAGSQRLELGYVLGRAHWGQGLMREALQAVCSQLFGTLGVRRIEAEVNPANVASCRLLARVGFTLEGTLRQRWVGKGITYDTQVFGCLSHEWPQGAGAITPAPG; encoded by the coding sequence ATGAGCTTCCCGCTGATCACGCACATCGAGGCCGAGCGGATCGCCTTGCGGCCGGTGGCCGCGACGGACCTGCCGGCGCTGCTGGCCATCAATGGCGACCCACAGGTGACGCAGTTCCTGCCGTACGCCACCTGGTCGTCGCTGGACGACGGCGCGGCCTGGCTCGCGCGCATGGAGGCGCTCGGCGCCACGGGCACCGGGCAGCAACTCGTCGTCGTGCGCCGGGCCGACGTGGCCGTGATCGGCACGCTGCTGCTCTTCAAGCACGACGCCGGCAGCCAGCGCCTCGAACTGGGGTACGTGCTCGGCCGCGCCCACTGGGGCCAGGGGCTGATGCGCGAGGCGCTGCAGGCGGTGTGCAGCCAGCTCTTCGGCACGCTGGGCGTGCGCCGCATCGAGGCGGAGGTGAATCCGGCCAACGTCGCCTCCTGCCGGCTGCTGGCCCGGGTGGGCTTCACGCTCGAGGGCACGCTGCGCCAGCGCTGGGTCGGCAAGGGCATCACCTACGACACCCAGGTCTTCGGTTGCCTCTCGCACGAGTGGCCGCAGGGCGCCGGGGCAATCACGCCGGCGCCGGGCTGA
- a CDS encoding DUF302 domain-containing protein → MKLSSAILAFVLAAASVAASAADGLIELKSPHAAKATMDKLEELVKQRGLSVFARIDHAAGAAKVNKSLRATELLIFGNPQGGTPLMECAQTAGIDLPLKALVWEDAAGQVWLGYNDPAYLAARHGAAACPVVENLRKALGGLAEATVAR, encoded by the coding sequence ATGAAGTTGTCGTCTGCAATCCTCGCGTTCGTGCTGGCCGCGGCGAGCGTCGCCGCCAGCGCCGCCGATGGGCTGATCGAGCTGAAGAGCCCGCACGCAGCCAAGGCCACCATGGACAAGCTCGAAGAGCTGGTCAAGCAGCGCGGCCTGAGTGTCTTCGCCCGGATCGATCACGCGGCGGGCGCGGCCAAGGTCAACAAGAGCCTGCGCGCCACCGAGCTGCTGATCTTCGGCAACCCGCAGGGCGGCACGCCGCTGATGGAGTGCGCGCAGACGGCCGGCATCGACCTGCCGCTCAAGGCGCTCGTCTGGGAAGACGCCGCCGGCCAGGTCTGGCTGGGCTACAACGACCCGGCCTACCTCGCCGCGCGGCATGGCGCCGCAGCCTGCCCGGTGGTCGAGAACCTGCGCAAGGCCCTGGGCGGCCTGGCCGAGGCCACGGTCGCGCGCTGA
- a CDS encoding LysE family translocator, with amino-acid sequence MIEVTWLLFVVASLVLIVTPGQDMILVMSRSIAQGAAAGVATAAGVSVGLVGHTLLATLGLGAILRTSEWLFLALKLAGAAYLVYLGLQLLRTRDHELAIAGAAPRSLWRLFLDGALSNVSNPKIAVFYFAFLPQFVLPGAAHPTLSVFVLGLLFAALTFVVKGPVGLAAGALSGWLRERPRVLTWLYRGSGAVLVGLGLKLAFERRA; translated from the coding sequence ATGATCGAAGTCACCTGGCTGCTCTTCGTCGTGGCCTCGCTGGTGCTCATCGTCACGCCCGGGCAGGACATGATCCTGGTGATGTCGCGCTCGATCGCGCAAGGCGCCGCCGCCGGCGTGGCCACCGCGGCAGGCGTCAGCGTGGGGCTCGTCGGCCACACGCTGCTGGCCACGCTCGGCCTGGGCGCCATCCTGCGCACCTCGGAGTGGCTGTTCCTAGCGCTCAAGCTCGCCGGCGCGGCCTACCTCGTCTACCTGGGCCTTCAGCTGCTGCGCACACGCGATCACGAACTCGCCATTGCGGGCGCAGCACCGCGCAGCCTGTGGCGGCTGTTCCTCGACGGGGCACTGTCCAACGTCTCGAACCCGAAGATCGCGGTCTTCTACTTCGCGTTCCTGCCGCAGTTCGTGTTGCCGGGCGCGGCGCACCCGACGCTGTCGGTGTTCGTGCTGGGCCTGCTGTTCGCCGCCCTCACCTTCGTCGTCAAGGGGCCGGTGGGGCTGGCGGCAGGTGCGCTGTCGGGGTGGCTGCGGGAGCGGCCGCGTGTGCTGACCTGGCTGTACCGCGGCAGCGGTGCCGTGCTCGTGGGCCTGGGGCTCAAACTCGCCTTCGAGAGGCGCGCCTGA
- a CDS encoding DUF1653 domain-containing protein → MSDLPPLPPLAPGRYRHYKGGDYEVVAVVRHSETLEPLVLYRALYGDGGLWVRPHAMFLEQVESEGRRMPRFSPAADTTA, encoded by the coding sequence ATGAGCGACCTGCCGCCTCTGCCGCCGCTCGCGCCCGGCCGCTACCGCCACTACAAGGGCGGCGACTACGAGGTCGTGGCCGTGGTGCGCCACAGCGAGACACTCGAGCCGCTGGTCCTGTACCGAGCGCTGTACGGCGACGGCGGCCTGTGGGTGCGGCCGCACGCGATGTTCCTCGAACAGGTCGAGTCCGAAGGCCGGCGGATGCCGCGCTTCAGCCCTGCGGCCGACACCACCGCCTGA
- a CDS encoding DUF6622 family protein, protein MISHIPVWVFFVLFGLMALGYRLSRTRLVRPGTVALIAFAMLAYSLYGVTSAFGVDALPLAAWAGGIAAAIMLGSQVIGSRGLSREGERVRVAGSWWPMVLLIAIFAVKFALGLARGVGSPVVEAAWCVGAASAVFGLISGSFAARALAVHRFADAARAA, encoded by the coding sequence ATGATCAGCCACATCCCCGTCTGGGTCTTCTTCGTGCTCTTCGGCCTGATGGCGCTGGGCTATCGCCTGTCGCGCACCCGCCTGGTCCGGCCCGGCACGGTCGCCCTGATCGCTTTCGCGATGCTCGCCTACTCGCTGTACGGCGTGACCTCGGCCTTCGGCGTCGATGCCCTGCCGCTGGCAGCATGGGCCGGCGGCATCGCCGCGGCCATCATGCTGGGCAGCCAGGTCATCGGCTCACGCGGGTTGAGCCGCGAAGGCGAGCGCGTGCGGGTCGCCGGAAGCTGGTGGCCGATGGTGCTGCTGATCGCCATCTTCGCCGTCAAGTTCGCGTTGGGCCTGGCCCGCGGCGTGGGTTCGCCGGTGGTCGAGGCCGCCTGGTGCGTCGGCGCGGCAAGTGCCGTGTTCGGCCTGATCAGCGGCAGCTTCGCGGCCCGGGCCCTGGCCGTGCACCGCTTCGCGGACGCGGCGCGCGCCGCCTGA
- a CDS encoding LysE family translocator, whose product MNLDTWLVYLLASIGLSLSPGPNGLLALTHGAMHGPRKTLFTILGGSVGFIAVVALSMFGIGALLQTSLLWLTVMKWVGGAYLVWLGIQVWRSPPIGLPVPAAAAPRAGWSLFRQGLLSAVTNPKGLLFFAAFLPQFIDPARSLFVQFVVMAGTFALIEIGTELFIAHMAHRISPWLERVGRRFNQACGGVFIAIGVVLPLRQ is encoded by the coding sequence ATGAACCTGGACACCTGGCTCGTCTACCTGCTGGCCTCGATCGGCCTGTCGCTGTCTCCAGGCCCCAACGGGCTGCTGGCGCTCACGCACGGCGCGATGCACGGGCCGCGCAAGACGCTGTTCACCATCCTCGGCGGCTCGGTGGGCTTCATCGCCGTGGTCGCGCTGTCGATGTTCGGCATCGGCGCGTTGCTGCAGACCTCGCTGCTGTGGCTCACGGTCATGAAGTGGGTGGGCGGCGCGTACCTCGTGTGGCTGGGCATCCAGGTCTGGCGCTCGCCGCCGATCGGCCTGCCGGTGCCGGCCGCGGCGGCGCCGCGCGCAGGCTGGTCGCTGTTCCGCCAGGGGCTGCTGTCGGCGGTCACCAACCCGAAGGGGCTGCTCTTCTTCGCCGCCTTCCTGCCGCAGTTCATCGACCCGGCGCGCAGCCTGTTCGTGCAGTTCGTCGTGATGGCCGGCACCTTCGCGCTGATCGAGATCGGCACCGAGCTGTTCATCGCCCACATGGCGCACCGCATCAGCCCCTGGCTCGAACGTGTGGGGCGGCGCTTCAACCAGGCCTGCGGCGGCGTCTTCATCGCCATCGGCGTGGTGCTGCCCTTGCGCCAGTGA